Genomic window (Bosea vaviloviae):
CCCCGCGCATCATTTCGTCGGAACCGTCCAGCTCGACCGCCTGCTGCGGACCAAGCGGCCAGTGCCGGTCGCCGAGCTGGTCGGGGAGGAGAACCGCGTCGTCAAGGCGACCGACGACGTCGAGGATGTCGCGCGGATGTTCCAGCGCTACAACCTCGTCGCCGCACCCGTGATCGACGAGGCCGGCCGGCTCGTCGGCGTGATGACGATCGACGATATCGTCGACGTCATCGAGGAAGCGGCCGACGACGACGTCAAGCAGCTCGGCGGCGTCGACGCCGACGAGGAGCTGTCAGACCCCGTCCGGCAGATCGCCAAGAGCCGCTTCCGCTGGCTCTTCATCAATCTGCTGACCTCCTTCCTCGCGGCAGCCGTGATGAGCCTGTTCGAAGCGCAGATGACCCAGCTCGTGGCGCTGGCAATCCTGGCCCCGATCGTCGCAAGCCAGGGCGGCAACGCGGCGACCCAGACGATGACGGTGGCGGTGCGCGCGCTGGCGACGCAGGAACTCGGCGCCTGGAACCTGCGCCGTTTCTTCACCCGCGAAATGATCGTGGGCCTGCTGAACGGCGTCGGCTTCGCGCTGATCACCGGCGTCGTCGCCGCGATCTGGTTCTCGAGCACGGGACTGGGCGTGGTCATCGGCATCGCGATGATCGTCAACCTGATCGCTGCCGCCGGCGCCGGCGTCGCGATTCCCGTCCTGCTCGACCGGTTCGATATCGATCCCGCGATCGCATCGGGAACCTTCGTCACCACCGTGACGGATGTCGTCGGCTTCTTCGCATTCCTCGGGATCGCGACATTATGGCTCGGCCTGGGTTAGAGCCTTGCGCGAAAAAGTGGGGTACCGGTTTTTCGCACGAGCAATGCTCTAAACTCTTGGAATCGATCACGTCGCATTCGGACGTTTCCGTCCGGATGCGACGTGATCTAGGCTAAGGCCTGAGAAAAGCCGGTAACGTAAACCGGACGTCAAGCTTTCTCCTCAATTTTCAGGGAGATGACCCTGCACCATATGCTCAGCCGCAAACCCATCTCCCTCCTTGTCGCCACCGCGCTCGCGGTGCTGGGCGGCTGCGTCGCGATGGAAGGCAACTACCCGCTCAAAGGCGACAACCGGCCTCACCCCGGCGTCGCCGCCGCGCATCGCTATGCCGTGCAAGGCATCGACATCTCGCGTTGGCAGGGCGAGATC
Coding sequences:
- the mgtE gene encoding magnesium transporter is translated as MADTQTAQDAVLERPIRDEDGAIDPALIEQISQAVLLSDLTTLRAVVADMHEADLGAVLEALDPEERPRLISLLGADFDFTALTEVDDAVREEILEELSAQTVAEGVRDLDTDDAVYILEDLNEADKQEVLGKLTPSERIALQQGLDYPEGSAGRRMQSEVVAVPPFWTVGQTIDYLRETEDVPERFFEIFIADPAHHFVGTVQLDRLLRTKRPVPVAELVGEENRVVKATDDVEDVARMFQRYNLVAAPVIDEAGRLVGVMTIDDIVDVIEEAADDDVKQLGGVDADEELSDPVRQIAKSRFRWLFINLLTSFLAAAVMSLFEAQMTQLVALAILAPIVASQGGNAATQTMTVAVRALATQELGAWNLRRFFTREMIVGLLNGVGFALITGVVAAIWFSSTGLGVVIGIAMIVNLIAAAGAGVAIPVLLDRFDIDPAIASGTFVTTVTDVVGFFAFLGIATLWLGLG